gcagtgggatattcacaggctgtgacTGAATATAAGTGTACTTAAGTACTTCATTATATAAGAGAAACCAAAgtatatgaaaaaatactaGCTCGCTTAAATGATCAAATAAGTGAAAACTAAGATTTATATAAGCCAGTACAATAGAAAGCTCAAGTAAATCCAACCCTCTAATTTTACCTTTTAAGCTGacaaaagaaaatgaaatattactgAAAGAGGCACCGATATACACTGAATTGAATCCGGGTTAAGGGATAATTAATAGGGAAATTTATAAATCACACAAAACGGGTCAAATAATACATGAgtgttcaaataaaaatgttttggcaGCATCGAAACAAATGATTTCACATTAAATTATAGCTACGAGTTTAAAGTTACTTTTGAATGGGTTATTACTACGTTTTTTGGCATATGAACATTTTTAAAGTCTATTTCGATTAAATTAGCATTAATATTTTGagaatttaagtataatataactgttacacatgaaaatatgttttataacaaGATATGATAAtgtccttttttaatatttagtgattTTATATACCATTTTCCTTTAGACTACAATTTGTGATAAATTTACGCCCATTTTATTTAAGTCTTTGATTGCTGATTGAACTACTCTGATTGTAACCTATGTTTATATCAAAGGgaacgtttttttaattaaaaacaacaaaactatATTATGCATCATATTTTGAATCGGtcgcatttttaatatagttggttatgtattaataaattcatacactttttattaaaataggtaggtggacggctAAATGGGCGATCTGATGGTGAATGGTCCTATAGACATCGGcactgtaaggaatattaatcatACCGTattcgccaatgtgccaccaaccgtgggaactaagatgttatgtctcttataCCTGtattaacactggctcactgaccttTGACCTGACCTTTGAAACTGgaacatataaaacatttttatttggcggtagaatatgtaatgactggatggtacctacctaggtgagtttgcacaaagctttaacaccaagtaaataaatagcAGATTAAAGCTGAGTCGtgtgatttaaaatttagacTGATAATTATTTGAACTTTGTACTTTCTGTACCTCAAAGGTTAGCTAGAAGATATCTTTTACTGCTATGCTACAAAGGTAGACTCTTTGTACATTTCCTTTTACGTAATTAACTATCTCCTTATATGATCATTTGTGTGCACTAAAGACATTGAACAACAACTAAAATGTTAACACAATTGTACTTACATTATTTCTCGATACTGTTTTGTGCTCGCTCGTACTACTGCTAACTCTATTCATCTGGTGACATTTAATGTCAGTTCCACTGACACTTGAGTTGCTAAATTACAGCTAAATAggatttaaatgaaacaaaataatttattataatttgatctgtttatttttacattaatcgctttcaaataatttttttagaagCTATAGTTGGcctattttaagtatatagcTTTATACAGAAGTAAGTTAAAAAGAGAGATGAAAATAAGACAAATAGGTCAGTCTTATATTTGGGAAGTTTGTAAACATgactaaacaatatttacaaaagttgGGAAGACACATACGCGAAGTCATAAAAGGAACATCTAGTAAACGAATAGGTAAAGACTAAATACTTTCACATACCAACATTCCGTACGAACAACCGATccacataaaatgtttatcttgcagttttttttttcaatattggtAACAAACAACCTTAAGTTATTAAATCTCACAAGATGTCTCACATCGCTCGCACTcactatttacaaattttaaataatcacgtTTAAAATTATCGTatcttaaatacaataaaattgggAAATAGTCTAATTGACTCAAAAAGTTTTGGGTACCAGGTCACCTTAAATTGGCGGCATCTAGTACCATTGGCCTAGGCTAAAGTGAGACGAACTCCGGTGGCGGGGGCGGTAGAGTAAGCACAGGGGTCTCTGATATTTCTATATTCTCCGAGCTAGCTCCAGGAAGTGACCAAGTACTGGAGCTTCCAGTTGCTGTCACTCTGGGGCCCATATTGTCATATGCTGGTGCGTTACAACATGTTCTACTCCTCCGAGGTAGAGTTGCACCACCGCTAAGTAAATCTGGGTATTTTCCTGGTTCACCTCTACCGGACACTTGgacagatataaatatatttccgtAAGGAACTGGAACTGCAAACTCCGCAGGTGGAGGTGGAAATGCACCTGGTGTGCCTTCAATAGTTATGTGGACTGGATCAAAGCCACATCCTCTTGGCTGATCGTCGATAGACCTTTCTGTCAATTCGAAATCACATGGTGAAGCCATATCTGCAATTGAACGATCACAACTCACAACTACTGAAGCATCTATCAAACGTTTCTCTTGATCGGTAAAACTCCGACTTGGTGGCACTGTACGTCTCCTTAATTGCCAACAAGCTACAGCGGCAATAAACCCTAGACATGCTAGTACACCTAAAGCTCCAAAAACAACTCCTAGTAGTTGAGGTATCCCTGGAGCCGTCCGTGCTGTGGCTGTTTGAGATCTGGGTAACACAAGACTTATGACAGCTCTGGATTCTCCAGCCATACTTCTAGCTACGCAAGTCCACTCTCCAGCTGCACTCGAagttacatttaataatgttatgttcACCCATCTAACGCTACCGGGGACTTTGTCTTCTGAAGTATCGTCTTCAACTACTGTATCCGTTTCTTCCATATCGCAGTCAATTGTACTATTTCGTATTTCTACACCATCTAGGAGCCATGTTACTGAGGGTTTTGGAACTCCGTGGACCCAACAACCAAATGTAGCAGCCAAACCAATTTCCGCTCTCACAACCAATGTACTTGATTTAATTTCTGGCGGACAAGCCATGTCCTCGCTTGGAACATTGCGccatttatttcctgactgagTCGAAGGTTCAACGCAAACTAATTCTTCCGTCCCTAATTTACTTTCTAAAAACCAATCCTTGAACTCACGCAAACGACAATCACACCGCCATGGATTACCCGACAGTGACATAGTCTTTAAGGCTGGTAGTGAAAAAGTAATCAAACGTAGGAATGTAAGTTGATTTCTTCGTAAGTCTATAGTCTCTAGTGATTTTAAATTTCGCAGAGCA
This Nymphalis io chromosome 21, ilAglIoxx1.1, whole genome shotgun sequence DNA region includes the following protein-coding sequences:
- the LOC126776798 gene encoding leucine-rich repeat-containing protein 24-like; its protein translation is MSMRVSWARWYWIVIFTTCTARTASDWLDCAHIATCRCKWSSGKKTATCASGDLRRPPSLSSDIQVLDLHDNPLRNLPQEVFLNIGLLNLQRLNLRATKLRSIHADAFLELRILVEVDLADNDLAILPRDIFRGNERLRLVVLSNNPLTILISDQFPTLPHLRMLLLDGCRLRTIQTNALRNLKSLETIDLRRNQLTFLRLITFSLPALKTMSLSGNPWRCDCRLREFKDWFLESKLGTEELVCVEPSTQSGNKWRNVPSEDMACPPEIKSSTLVVRAEIGLAATFGCWVHGVPKPSVTWLLDGVEIRNSTIDCDMEETDTVVEDDTSEDKVPGSVRWVNITLLNVTSSAAGEWTCVARSMAGESRAVISLVLPRSQTATARTAPGIPQLLGVVFGALGVLACLGFIAAVACWQLRRRTVPPSRSFTDQEKRLIDASVVVSCDRSIADMASPCDFELTERSIDDQPRGCGFDPVHITIEGTPGAFPPPPAEFAVPVPYGNIFISVQVSGRGEPGKYPDLLSGGATLPRRSRTCCNAPAYDNMGPRVTATGSSSTWSLPGASSENIEISETPVLTLPPPPPEFVSL